From the Helicoverpa zea isolate HzStark_Cry1AcR chromosome 28, ilHelZeax1.1, whole genome shotgun sequence genome, one window contains:
- the LOC124643822 gene encoding uncharacterized protein LOC124643822 isoform X1, producing MSIIKVYSLFLFFPGFLVCASNSSYILKTPYHFKYNVSDVLSMDIIMINIPRSVYYFSVYTDEKRLIYNHEISNWDKCHIKINGIAMQNTHISMHLQLLHSFSSCATVDIAYGQQNYDYNLPSNKNETNYCLNDKHCTIVVDFQNSCTRTIPYFNCSSVDRLVVCTKQEYNEATFTWQQFYDGGCYIGTAPKISAAISKFIFTVEPFDNNTFVKVSPIHSTSSKITVNPNFISEEKTISKLTFTDSTDIEFDCEIYLQRSKYVYVGLINTTENKITTLNTTNINKKYGEEYNGSILCCLYYTTTEKTPETPTSTTTEKYVTRFVRNKTLLLYNTEELENNTESIVICIRRIDLIYAASVLGLAILFLAVFLVIKKKYCKKTSPVLVETVECTTFPTTDGTVNTAYENYRNKSHTNQAESNYAEIIGVLTPHTYENVPKQLKLN from the exons ATGAGTATTATAAAAGTTTATTCTCTTTTCTTGTTTTTTCCTGGATTTTTGGTTTGTGCTTCGAATTCta GTTATATTCTAAAAACTCCATACCATTTCAAATACAATGTAAGTGATGTTTTGAGCATGGATATTATCATGATCAATATACCGCGGAGTGTGTATTACTTCTCTGTTTATACTGATGAAAAAC GCCTAATATACAACCATGAAATCTCAAATTGGGATAAATgccatattaaaattaatggaaTAGCGATGCAGAACACACATATTTCTATGCATTTGCAATTGCTCCACTCTTTCTCTTCATGTGCCACTGTGGACATAGCCTACGGACAACAAAACTATGATTATAACTTGCCATCCA ACAAAAACGAAACTAACTATTGTTTAAATGACAAACATTGTACGATTGTTGTGGATTTTCAAAATTCTTGTACAA gaaCAATACCTTATTTCAATTGTTCATCGGTTGATCGACTCGTCGTGTGCACCAAACAGGAGTACAACGAAGCTACATTCACGTGGCAGCAGTTCTATGATGGTG GTTGTTATATAGGCACTGCACCAAAGATAAGTGCGGCGatatcaaaatttatatttactgTAGAACCCTTCGATAACAACACATTTGTGAAAGTATCGCCAATCCATTCTACTTCTAGTAAAATAACTGTGAATCCTAATTTCATCT ctgaAGAAAAAACTATAAGCAAATTGACATTTACAGACTCAACAGATATTGAATTTGAttgtgaaatatatttacagCGTAGCAAAT ATGTATACGTAGGCCTTATTAACACAACTGAAAACAAGATAACGACACTGAAtacaacaaacattaataaaaaatatggtgaaGAATATAACGGTagtattttatgttgtttgtatTACACGACAACTGAAAAAACACCTGAAACTCCCACGTCCACGACAACTGAAAAATATGTAACTCGATTTGTACGGAATAAGACACTGTTATTATATAATACTGAAGAACTTG aaaataataCAGAAAGTATAGTGATATGTATCAGAAGAATTGATTTAATTTATGCAGCGTCTGTGCTGGGGttggcaatattatttttagcggTATTTTTGGTgatcaagaaaaaatattgcaaaaaaacttCTCCGGTCCTAGTTGAAACAGTGGAATGCACCACATTT CCGACAACAGATGGAACTGTGAACACTGCTTACGAAAACTACAGGAACAAGTCACATACCAATCAAGCTGAATCAAACTACGCAGAAATTATAGGAGTATTAACACCACATACTTATGAAAACGTGCCtaagcaattaaaattaaattag
- the LOC124643825 gene encoding uncharacterized protein LOC124643825, with product MNILEVYFFTVLLIFPAFQTCSATFFVNKRVGARYSTKPVFNNDYDEDNIDKDMHLKTIHTVYYPNSKEPIRFDCHKYNNILYTCTYDNSHRKPAYTTWQHFYDCNSNVGPELKIKAEMVKYQFYLESFDNNTFLRVMPDRLQSNKIDFKSYVKPSDENISKLTFTEKKDVIFDCGEYSNNAKHVYVGFINTKKHKIETMNTTRMIKKLGKEHNGNTLCCLFYTIYEELNEKQVVRYVRNKTLLVFSHNTNESCTDKSCAVKKSDNNPVSEDLLEMIFGPDNSNKSDKPFKIIENSNKIAKTERGLHDFSERCSDANCAVKESDNDAVSRELLLQSIFGPNVLNKSVQPPNVIENSNKVTKTERAEPTSKASMATQTNFDEIDDFILSKNVTPIADSRITRNPAVLYTSVTAAVLILAVAIIIVVRKRFCNKTPSSSEPKPAPRKRKEPFYLNMLFRKECDKEIEAQRQEQEPVYEEIS from the exons atgaatattttggaagtttattttttcactGTTCTTTTGATTTTTCCTGCGTTTCAGACATGCTCTGCAACCT tttttgtaaataaacgagTGGGAGCACGCTATTCTACCAAACCCGTATTTAATAATGATTACGATGAAGACAATATTGATAAAGACATGCATCTCAAAACAATACATACAGTGTATTATCCTAATTCAA AGGAACCAATTCGCTTTGATTGtcacaaatataacaatattctGTACACTTGTACTTACGATAACTCCCATAGAAAACCAGCTTACACTACGTGGCAACATTTCTACGACTGCA ATTCCAATGTTGGACCCGAACTGAAGATAAAAGCTGAGATGGTGaaatatcagttttatttaGAAAGTTTCGACAATAATACTTTTTTGAGAGTAATGCCTGATCGTCTTCAATCCAACAAAATTGATTTCAAATCCTATGTTAAAC caagtgatgaaaatataagtaaattaaCATTCACAGAGAAGAAAGACGTCATATTTGACTGTGGAGAATATTCAAATAACGCTAAAC ATGTTTATGTAGGattcataaatacaaaaaaacacaaGATTGAAACAATGAATACAACAAGGATGATAAAAAAACTTGGTAAAGAACACAACGGCAATACGctgtgttgtttattttatacaatttatgaAGAGCTTAATGAGAAACAAGTGGTTCGATACGTGAGGAATAAGACTTTGTTGGTGTTTAGTCATAATACAAATG AAAGCTGTACAGACAAAAGCTGCGCAGTTAAGAAATCTGATAATAATCCGGTTTCAGAGGATCTGCTAGAAATGATATTTGGACCtgataattcaaataaatctgATAAGCcctttaaaataattgaaaacagtaataaaatagcaaaaacagAAAGAGGTTTACACGATTTTTCAGAAAGATGTTCAGACGCAAACTGCGCCGTTAAGGAATCTGATAATGATGCGGTTTCAAGAGAACTATTATTGCAGAGTATATTTGGAcctaatgttttaaataaatctgtGCAGCCCCCTAATGTAATTGAAAACAGTAACAAAGTCACAAAAACGGAAAGAGCTGAACCAACAAGTAAAGCTTCTATGGCAACACAAactaattttgatgaaatagaTGACTTTATTTTGTCGAAAAACGTGACTCCAATTG CCGATTCTCGCATTACCAGAAATCCTGCAGTGCTATATACATCTGTTACTGCCGCAGTGCTCATTCTTGCAGTCGCAATAATAATTGTAGTAAGAAAACGTTTTTGTAATAAGACGCCCTCATCATCAGAACCAAAACCTGCACCAAGGAAACGA aaggaaccattttatttgaatatgcTGTTTCGCAAAGAATGTGACAAAGAAATTGAGGCTCAACGACAGGAACAGGAACCGGTGTATGAAGAGATTTCGTGA
- the LOC124643822 gene encoding uncharacterized protein LOC124643822 isoform X2: protein MQNTHISMHLQLLHSFSSCATVDIAYGQQNYDYNLPSNKNETNYCLNDKHCTIVVDFQNSCTRTIPYFNCSSVDRLVVCTKQEYNEATFTWQQFYDGGCYIGTAPKISAAISKFIFTVEPFDNNTFVKVSPIHSTSSKITVNPNFISEEKTISKLTFTDSTDIEFDCEIYLQRSKYVYVGLINTTENKITTLNTTNINKKYGEEYNGSILCCLYYTTTEKTPETPTSTTTEKYVTRFVRNKTLLLYNTEELENNTESIVICIRRIDLIYAASVLGLAILFLAVFLVIKKKYCKKTSPVLVETVECTTFPTTDGTVNTAYENYRNKSHTNQAESNYAEIIGVLTPHTYENVPKQLKLN, encoded by the exons ATGCAGAACACACATATTTCTATGCATTTGCAATTGCTCCACTCTTTCTCTTCATGTGCCACTGTGGACATAGCCTACGGACAACAAAACTATGATTATAACTTGCCATCCA ACAAAAACGAAACTAACTATTGTTTAAATGACAAACATTGTACGATTGTTGTGGATTTTCAAAATTCTTGTACAA gaaCAATACCTTATTTCAATTGTTCATCGGTTGATCGACTCGTCGTGTGCACCAAACAGGAGTACAACGAAGCTACATTCACGTGGCAGCAGTTCTATGATGGTG GTTGTTATATAGGCACTGCACCAAAGATAAGTGCGGCGatatcaaaatttatatttactgTAGAACCCTTCGATAACAACACATTTGTGAAAGTATCGCCAATCCATTCTACTTCTAGTAAAATAACTGTGAATCCTAATTTCATCT ctgaAGAAAAAACTATAAGCAAATTGACATTTACAGACTCAACAGATATTGAATTTGAttgtgaaatatatttacagCGTAGCAAAT ATGTATACGTAGGCCTTATTAACACAACTGAAAACAAGATAACGACACTGAAtacaacaaacattaataaaaaatatggtgaaGAATATAACGGTagtattttatgttgtttgtatTACACGACAACTGAAAAAACACCTGAAACTCCCACGTCCACGACAACTGAAAAATATGTAACTCGATTTGTACGGAATAAGACACTGTTATTATATAATACTGAAGAACTTG aaaataataCAGAAAGTATAGTGATATGTATCAGAAGAATTGATTTAATTTATGCAGCGTCTGTGCTGGGGttggcaatattatttttagcggTATTTTTGGTgatcaagaaaaaatattgcaaaaaaacttCTCCGGTCCTAGTTGAAACAGTGGAATGCACCACATTT CCGACAACAGATGGAACTGTGAACACTGCTTACGAAAACTACAGGAACAAGTCACATACCAATCAAGCTGAATCAAACTACGCAGAAATTATAGGAGTATTAACACCACATACTTATGAAAACGTGCCtaagcaattaaaattaaattag